In Legionella lytica, one genomic interval encodes:
- a CDS encoding RNA pyrophosphohydrolase, with protein sequence MVIDRAGYRLNVGIILVNDQNRVFWGRRSGHDAWQFPQGGLAAGETSIQAMFRELHEEIGLDKEDVEIIGSTKRWLKYRLPKQYLRHGSEPLVIGQKQKWFLLKLVASEQKVKLDLSDSPEFDSWRWIDFHEPEGQVIFFKRQVYSQALKELEPLLKKNRRTPYGMKRKKR encoded by the coding sequence ATGGTGATTGATCGTGCCGGTTATCGGTTGAATGTAGGTATTATCCTAGTCAACGACCAAAACAGAGTATTTTGGGGAAGAAGAAGTGGACATGATGCCTGGCAATTTCCACAAGGTGGGCTAGCTGCTGGGGAAACATCAATACAAGCAATGTTCCGAGAGTTACATGAAGAAATAGGATTAGATAAAGAAGATGTTGAAATAATAGGTTCTACTAAGCGCTGGCTTAAGTACAGACTTCCGAAACAATATCTGCGTCATGGCAGTGAGCCCTTAGTAATTGGCCAAAAACAAAAATGGTTTTTACTAAAGCTGGTTGCTAGTGAACAAAAAGTAAAACTGGACCTGAGCGATTCGCCAGAATTTGATAGCTGGCGTTGGATCGATTTTCATGAACCAGAAGGGCAGGTTATCTTTTTTAAGCGCCAGGTTTACTCTCAGGCCTTAAAAGAGTTAGAACCTTTATTAAAAAAAAATCGTCGTACTCCCTATGGTATGAAACGGAAAAAGAGGTAA
- the ansA gene encoding asparaginase, which translates to MNKHILIINTGGTISCIKTENGYEPALGYVASALKQNPLLTHQDLPEYTIKEYHPLLDSSNMTVSDWNRIAKDIADHYDEFDGFIVFHGTDTMAYTASALSFMLENLAKPVIITGSQIPLSEVRNDAIDNIVTSLWLCAHQPINEVCIYFNQHLLRGNRTQKISAQGFNAFGSPNYPHLATIGIDIKVHHGLLLQPSVNPFRLQTIEPQFIANFRLFPGFASDVLAYILNQPLCGLILETYGAGNAQNNDPRFLNLLKDACARGVIIINCTQCQQGRVEMDQYATGHTLKQAGIISGHDMTPEAAHCKLLYLLSKKLDIPQIKTMMEMNLCGELRP; encoded by the coding sequence ATGAATAAACATATTTTAATTATTAACACTGGTGGAACGATCAGTTGTATTAAAACTGAAAATGGATATGAACCTGCACTGGGATATGTTGCTTCTGCTTTAAAGCAAAATCCATTATTAACGCATCAGGACTTACCGGAATATACGATCAAGGAATATCATCCCTTACTCGACTCATCAAATATGACCGTAAGCGATTGGAACCGTATCGCTAAAGATATTGCCGATCATTATGATGAATTTGATGGCTTCATTGTTTTTCATGGCACCGATACGATGGCTTACACGGCATCAGCCTTATCCTTTATGCTGGAGAATTTAGCAAAGCCAGTCATTATTACTGGTTCTCAGATTCCTTTATCTGAGGTGCGTAATGATGCAATCGATAACATTGTTACTTCGCTTTGGCTTTGTGCGCATCAACCTATTAACGAAGTATGTATTTATTTCAATCAGCATTTATTGCGTGGTAATCGTACGCAAAAGATTAGCGCGCAAGGTTTTAATGCCTTTGGCTCACCTAATTATCCGCATTTAGCAACCATAGGCATTGATATCAAAGTTCACCATGGGCTTTTATTACAGCCATCTGTAAATCCATTTCGTCTGCAAACGATTGAGCCGCAATTCATTGCTAATTTCCGGTTATTTCCCGGCTTTGCTTCCGATGTTTTAGCCTATATTTTAAATCAGCCTCTATGTGGTTTAATTTTAGAAACTTATGGGGCGGGAAATGCGCAAAATAATGATCCACGTTTTTTAAATTTGCTCAAAGATGCCTGTGCTCGAGGTGTTATTATTATTAATTGTACCCAATGTCAGCAAGGGCGGGTGGAAATGGATCAATATGCAACCGGACATACCTTAAAGCAGGCAGGGATTATTAGTGGTCATGATATGACTCCCGAGGCAGCACATTGTAAGCTACTCTATTTGTTGAGTAAAAAACTCGATATTCCACAAATAAAAACCATGATGGAAATGAATCTCTGCGGTGAGTTGAGGCCTTAA
- the glmU gene encoding bifunctional UDP-N-acetylglucosamine diphosphorylase/glucosamine-1-phosphate N-acetyltransferase GlmU, translating to MNLHVVILAAGQGKRMYSNTPKVLHPIAGKPMLVRVVETAQQLNPDAIHVIYGHGGEKIKNSLPDLPVHWVHQAEQLGTGHALMQALPHIPPQAQVLVLSADVPLIQADILRSLVECSKPADIHQSVLALLVAHLENPFGLGRIIRDSQGKVYAIVEEKDANEQEKNIKEIYTGICCASAENLAHWLPRLSNKNAQQEYYLTDIIALAVADESIIATLKTKDVSEINGVNNRLQLQQLERVWQRREAERLMLQGVAIADAHRFDLRGELICGKDVFIDVNCVFNGKVVLGDGCVVGPNCVLTDVTLGAGTEIYANSVLEECTIGDECAIGPFARLRTGTQLAAKCKIGNFVETKKAVFEEGSKASHLSYLGDVQLGKKVNVGAGTITCNYDGVNKHKTVIEDGAFIGSDTQLVAPVTIGAHATVGAGSTIRKNVPPGELTLTESKQKTIYGWKRPIKKD from the coding sequence ATGAATCTACACGTCGTAATATTAGCTGCAGGACAGGGTAAAAGAATGTACTCCAATACTCCTAAGGTGCTTCACCCTATTGCTGGAAAGCCCATGTTGGTTAGAGTAGTGGAAACTGCACAGCAATTAAACCCTGATGCAATCCATGTTATTTATGGTCATGGTGGTGAAAAAATTAAGAACTCACTCCCTGACTTACCTGTGCATTGGGTTCATCAAGCAGAACAATTAGGTACGGGACATGCATTAATGCAAGCGCTACCTCATATTCCACCACAAGCACAAGTTCTTGTTTTATCTGCTGATGTGCCACTTATTCAAGCCGATATCCTTCGATCGTTAGTTGAATGTAGCAAACCCGCGGATATTCATCAATCCGTTTTGGCACTTTTAGTTGCCCACCTTGAAAACCCTTTTGGTTTGGGGCGTATCATTCGAGATAGTCAAGGCAAAGTTTATGCCATTGTAGAAGAAAAAGATGCAAATGAGCAAGAAAAGAATATCAAAGAAATTTATACGGGCATTTGTTGCGCAAGCGCAGAAAATTTAGCGCATTGGTTGCCTCGATTAAGCAATAAAAATGCCCAACAGGAATATTACCTAACCGATATTATTGCCTTAGCGGTAGCTGATGAGTCCATCATTGCGACCTTAAAAACTAAGGATGTGTCGGAGATTAATGGGGTTAATAATCGTTTACAATTACAGCAATTAGAACGTGTCTGGCAACGGCGTGAGGCAGAGCGATTAATGCTGCAAGGGGTCGCCATTGCTGATGCGCACCGTTTTGATCTGCGCGGAGAATTAATTTGCGGTAAAGATGTATTCATTGATGTGAACTGTGTTTTCAATGGAAAGGTTGTGTTGGGTGATGGTTGCGTTGTTGGCCCCAACTGCGTGTTGACCGATGTAACACTTGGTGCTGGCACCGAAATTTATGCGAACAGTGTATTGGAGGAGTGTACCATTGGTGATGAGTGTGCAATAGGGCCATTCGCACGTTTACGCACTGGCACGCAATTAGCGGCAAAGTGTAAGATTGGTAATTTTGTAGAAACCAAAAAAGCAGTATTTGAGGAGGGCAGTAAGGCCAGTCACTTGAGTTATTTAGGTGATGTGCAACTAGGGAAAAAAGTTAATGTCGGTGCGGGTACGATTACGTGTAATTATGATGGGGTGAATAAGCATAAGACTGTGATTGAAGATGGGGCGTTTATTGGGTCGGATACTCAATTAGTGGCTCCAGTAACGATTGGTGCGCATGCCACTGTAGGTGCGGGCAGTACCATTCGTAAGAATGTTCCACCTGGTGAGTTGACCTTGACCGAATCAAAGCAAAAAACCATTTATGGCTGGAAGCGCCCAATTAAAAAAGATTAA
- a CDS encoding VUT family protein, translating to MNRILSTPKAPGFLCLTIGLVTFLTLLINVSFKIVVSKGLVFSIHAIICPIIASFYLIALRKCTQKEQRHILNISLMSLYAFCLGVYVLINLPTVGHMRENPVYQIVFDDLPKKFFAVTISFVLSFYVPHLLCSAKAPKIFSSPQHCMLLALFGGLSFFILNFFLLFLGEHLHNFQQIMLDSLMIATSLLLVIGIIYLAIYLKYLQLPFLVQRDNEQFPLCYYLSGIALVIMLICLACEYRIVTLVNRHWILAASALFFPVTLAISTLIGELWGYQANLKLSLIIIATQVIFDILLSVIVILPSPCFCNSESFYQYIMMRRLPATFLTLSATFMSNALLLHYLKRHAVQRPLRILIANVCANSLLCLIDYSLLFGGIYSYDQIINLVVNVWQYKLFITILLLPLILKFCNQIETNVSKNVARISVV from the coding sequence ATGAATCGAATATTGTCCACTCCCAAAGCACCAGGATTTTTATGCTTGACTATAGGTCTAGTTACCTTCCTGACCTTGCTCATTAATGTTTCATTTAAAATCGTTGTATCGAAGGGATTGGTATTTTCTATTCATGCGATTATTTGCCCAATAATTGCGAGTTTTTACCTTATCGCATTACGCAAATGCACGCAAAAAGAGCAGCGACATATACTAAATATTTCACTCATGTCTTTATATGCCTTTTGTCTTGGCGTTTATGTATTAATTAACCTGCCCACTGTAGGACATATGCGGGAAAATCCTGTCTATCAAATTGTGTTTGATGATCTTCCCAAAAAATTCTTCGCAGTAACCATTTCCTTTGTGCTCAGTTTTTATGTGCCTCATCTTTTGTGTAGTGCCAAAGCTCCGAAGATTTTCTCCTCCCCTCAACACTGCATGCTTTTAGCATTATTTGGCGGTTTGAGCTTTTTTATTTTAAATTTTTTCCTTTTATTTTTAGGCGAGCATCTTCATAACTTTCAGCAAATTATGCTCGACTCATTAATGATTGCCACATCCTTGCTGTTAGTTATAGGCATTATCTATTTAGCGATTTATTTAAAATACCTACAGCTCCCATTTCTGGTACAACGTGATAATGAACAGTTTCCCCTCTGTTATTATTTGAGTGGCATTGCCCTAGTGATTATGTTGATTTGCCTAGCCTGTGAGTATCGTATTGTCACCTTGGTTAATCGTCACTGGATTTTAGCTGCCAGCGCCTTGTTCTTTCCGGTTACTTTAGCGATTAGTACTTTGATTGGTGAATTATGGGGCTATCAAGCAAACTTAAAATTGAGCCTGATTATCATTGCCACTCAAGTAATTTTTGATATTTTATTATCGGTCATTGTTATTCTGCCATCACCTTGTTTTTGTAACTCAGAATCCTTTTACCAATATATTATGATGCGAAGATTACCAGCAACATTTCTAACCTTATCCGCAACTTTTATGAGCAATGCCTTGTTACTACATTATCTGAAGCGCCATGCGGTACAACGGCCGTTACGCATCCTGATTGCGAATGTCTGTGCGAATTCTTTATTATGTTTGATTGACTACAGCTTATTGTTTGGTGGGATTTATTCTTACGATCAAATTATTAATTTAGTCGTCAACGTTTGGCAATATAAATTGTTTATCACGATCTTATTACTGCCCTTGATTCTGAAATTTTGCAATCAAATTGAAACCAATGTCAGTAAAAACGTAGCCCGTATTAGCGTAGTATAA
- the nth gene encoding endonuclease III gives MNKQKIREIFTRFREQNPHPTTELVYHSPFELLIAVILSAQATDVSVNKATAKLFPVANTPQGILNLGLDQLKEYVKSIGLYNSKAQNIIKTCALLIQHHHGEVPREREALEALPGVGRKTANVVLNTAFGEPTMAVDTHIFRVANRIGIAKGKTPLAVEHGLIKNIPAEFLQDAHHWLILHGRYVCTARAPKCSTCLIQDLCEFTDKNLP, from the coding sequence ATGAATAAACAAAAGATTCGAGAAATTTTTACTCGTTTTCGTGAACAAAATCCTCACCCAACTACAGAGTTAGTTTATCACTCACCCTTTGAGCTATTAATTGCCGTTATTCTTTCAGCCCAAGCAACAGATGTCAGCGTCAATAAAGCTACTGCAAAATTATTTCCAGTAGCGAATACACCTCAGGGCATTTTAAATTTAGGTTTGGACCAATTAAAAGAATATGTTAAATCAATTGGCCTTTATAATAGTAAAGCGCAAAATATCATCAAGACCTGTGCCTTATTAATTCAGCATCATCATGGAGAAGTTCCAAGAGAACGCGAAGCACTCGAAGCCTTACCAGGTGTTGGGCGTAAAACAGCAAATGTGGTATTGAATACCGCTTTTGGCGAACCAACGATGGCTGTAGATACTCATATATTTCGTGTCGCCAATCGTATTGGCATTGCTAAAGGTAAAACTCCTCTAGCGGTTGAGCATGGGCTAATCAAAAACATACCCGCAGAATTTTTACAGGATGCCCATCATTGGTTAATTTTGCATGGGCGTTATGTATGTACTGCACGCGCACCTAAGTGCAGCACCTGCCTTATCCAAGACCTATGTGAATTTACCGATAAAAACCTCCCATAA
- a CDS encoding RnfABCDGE type electron transport complex subunit B, whose protein sequence is MPSVKEIDALLPQTQCGECNYSGCLPYAEALAQGSATINKCPPGGVKTVKALAALLNLDASPYLDEAIANTREPSVAVIREADCIGCTKCIKACPVDAIIGSGKLMHAIISHECTGCGLCVTPCPVDCIEMLTLPEPSYDKDLARQRFNDKQTRLLRDEHQKQQAYREKRLLTKNSANQSQDIKAKQDYIQQALARVKAKKTHE, encoded by the coding sequence ATGCCCTCAGTTAAAGAAATCGATGCTCTATTGCCACAGACTCAATGTGGCGAGTGCAATTATTCGGGATGCTTGCCTTATGCCGAAGCGTTGGCGCAAGGCAGCGCTACGATTAATAAATGCCCTCCTGGTGGGGTGAAAACGGTTAAGGCGTTAGCCGCCTTACTAAATCTTGATGCAAGCCCCTATCTTGATGAAGCGATAGCAAATACCCGAGAACCATCCGTAGCTGTTATACGTGAAGCGGATTGCATCGGTTGTACGAAATGTATTAAAGCCTGCCCTGTAGATGCCATTATTGGAAGCGGCAAATTAATGCATGCCATCATTAGTCATGAGTGTACTGGTTGTGGTTTATGCGTAACCCCCTGTCCTGTGGACTGTATTGAAATGCTAACGCTACCAGAACCGAGTTATGATAAAGATTTGGCTCGTCAGCGCTTTAATGACAAACAAACGCGCTTATTACGTGATGAGCATCAAAAGCAACAGGCTTATCGAGAAAAACGACTGTTAACAAAAAACTCGGCCAATCAATCGCAAGACATTAAAGCCAAACAAGATTATATTCAACAAGCCCTGGCCCGCGTTAAGGCAAAAAAGACGCATGAATAA
- the metG gene encoding methionine--tRNA ligase, with protein MVVTSALPYANGHLHLGHLVEHIQTDVWVRTHKMLGIQCISVCGDDAHGTPIMLKAEQMGITPEALTAEIKLSHEHDFKRFAIDYDCYHTTHSPENQALASAIYEKLQASGSIVKKTIRQAFDPLKQMFLPDRYVKGTCPKCGAKDQYGDNCEVCGSTYSPTDLLDAVSAISGAKPIEKDSEHYFFDLPRFESLLKDWTRNGHLQTEVANKLDEWFAAGLKQWDISRDAPYFGFPIPGTTDKYFYVWLDAPIGYMASFKKYCDEQGISFAEFWDKDSKTELYHFVGKDIVYFHALFWPAMLAASDHRLPTAVYTHGFLTVDGQKMSKSRGTFLEARTYLDHLHPEYLRYYFAAKLNGRVDDLDLNFEDFTNRINADLVGKVVNIASRCAGFINKRFENRLSNTLSEPQLYAELLEMRPAIIDAYVTRDYARAIRLIMDCADKVNQYIDTHKPWVLAKEEGRLPEVQDICTMGINLFRVLMTYLKPVLPMMAQAAEQFLNCEPLTWTAIDAPLLNHQLNQFQPLITRVEKEKIDAMLEQSKQVTNALS; from the coding sequence ATGGTAGTCACTAGTGCCCTTCCCTATGCAAATGGACATCTGCATTTAGGGCATTTGGTAGAACATATTCAAACCGATGTCTGGGTGCGTACGCACAAAATGTTAGGTATTCAATGTATCAGTGTCTGCGGCGATGATGCACATGGCACCCCAATTATGTTAAAAGCAGAACAAATGGGCATTACTCCTGAAGCCCTCACTGCAGAAATTAAATTAAGCCACGAGCATGATTTTAAGCGTTTTGCTATCGATTATGACTGTTATCATACGACCCATTCCCCTGAAAATCAGGCATTAGCTTCTGCTATTTATGAAAAACTACAGGCAAGTGGCAGCATTGTTAAAAAAACGATTCGCCAAGCCTTTGACCCGCTGAAACAAATGTTCCTGCCAGACCGATATGTAAAAGGAACGTGCCCTAAGTGCGGTGCGAAGGATCAATATGGTGATAACTGTGAGGTTTGTGGCTCTACTTATTCACCAACGGATCTCCTTGATGCGGTATCGGCAATCTCAGGAGCCAAACCCATCGAGAAAGACTCAGAACATTATTTTTTTGATTTACCTCGTTTTGAAAGCTTACTAAAAGACTGGACACGCAATGGGCACCTACAAACTGAGGTAGCGAACAAACTCGATGAGTGGTTTGCTGCGGGTTTAAAACAATGGGATATTTCTCGAGATGCTCCTTATTTTGGCTTCCCTATTCCTGGAACCACGGATAAATATTTTTATGTTTGGCTAGATGCTCCTATAGGCTATATGGCCAGTTTCAAAAAATACTGCGATGAGCAAGGCATTTCTTTTGCTGAATTCTGGGATAAAGATTCTAAAACCGAATTATATCATTTCGTAGGGAAAGATATTGTTTATTTCCATGCCTTATTCTGGCCTGCAATGCTTGCTGCCAGCGATCATCGTCTGCCTACGGCGGTATATACCCATGGCTTTTTAACCGTTGATGGGCAAAAGATGTCTAAATCTCGAGGAACTTTCCTTGAAGCACGCACCTATTTGGATCATCTACATCCTGAGTATTTGCGTTACTATTTTGCGGCAAAACTCAATGGTCGCGTTGACGATTTGGATTTGAATTTTGAAGATTTCACCAACCGTATTAATGCTGACCTAGTGGGCAAAGTAGTAAATATCGCCAGCCGTTGTGCCGGTTTTATTAATAAACGCTTTGAAAACCGTTTAAGTAATACCCTAAGCGAGCCGCAATTATATGCGGAATTATTGGAAATGCGCCCAGCCATTATTGATGCCTATGTAACGCGTGATTATGCACGCGCCATTCGCCTCATTATGGATTGCGCAGATAAAGTAAACCAATACATTGATACGCATAAACCCTGGGTACTGGCTAAAGAAGAAGGGCGTTTGCCAGAAGTTCAAGATATTTGCACCATGGGCATTAATTTATTCCGCGTGCTAATGACCTATTTGAAACCCGTATTACCGATGATGGCGCAAGCTGCAGAACAATTTTTAAATTGCGAACCATTAACTTGGACAGCAATCGATGCCCCCTTGTTAAATCATCAGCTTAACCAATTCCAACCATTAATAACTCGTGTTGAAAAAGAAAAAATAGACGCCATGCTCGAGCAATCTAAACAGGTGACTAATGCCCTCAGTTAA
- the queC gene encoding 7-cyano-7-deazaguanine synthase QueC, with protein MKKAVVLLSGGLDSTTCLALAKSLNFECHAMSFSYGQRHTTELLAATRIAQHYQVASHKIVNLDTELFRHSALTDSSLEVPNFQDSSEIPVTYVPARNTIFLAMALGFAESIGARDIYIGASSVDYSHYPDCRPEFIAAFQTLANLATKAGVNGDSFTIHTPLQHLSKIKTIELGLGLGVDYSLTVSCYQADDAGQACGHCDSCTFRKRGFAGANVSDPTRYQ; from the coding sequence ATGAAAAAAGCGGTTGTACTGTTATCAGGCGGCTTAGATTCAACAACCTGCCTTGCTCTAGCTAAATCACTGAATTTTGAATGTCACGCGATGAGTTTTTCCTATGGACAAAGACATACCACTGAACTACTGGCTGCAACGCGTATAGCCCAACATTATCAAGTAGCAAGCCATAAAATTGTTAATTTGGACACGGAGTTATTTCGTCATTCCGCCTTAACGGACTCCTCACTTGAGGTTCCCAACTTCCAAGATAGCTCAGAAATTCCGGTTACCTATGTTCCTGCACGCAATACTATTTTCTTAGCAATGGCGTTGGGCTTTGCCGAATCAATTGGCGCCCGAGATATTTACATTGGTGCAAGCTCTGTAGACTATTCTCATTATCCAGATTGTCGCCCCGAATTTATCGCCGCTTTTCAAACTTTAGCCAATTTAGCAACTAAAGCAGGGGTCAACGGTGACTCATTTACGATCCATACCCCCTTACAGCATTTAAGTAAAATTAAAACTATTGAGTTAGGCTTAGGTTTGGGAGTAGATTACAGTTTGACGGTTTCCTGTTATCAAGCAGATGATGCAGGCCAAGCCTGTGGCCATTGCGATAGTTGTACTTTTAGAAAACGAGGTTTCGCTGGTGCCAATGTCAGTGACCCGACACGATATCAATAG
- a CDS encoding ribonuclease T2 family protein, with amino-acid sequence MIKSSVSCLFFVSLSVNAAGGCDMNAGLSDSNVLALSSQPGFCQTYGYEAGKPECTHLSKDSYQARHLTLHGLWPNQNACGQSYGFCGVSQRNNHCDYAPLDLSTDVAENLQTMMPSYKYGSCLERHEWNKHGSCQALVADQYFALAMRLASEMDQSAFGNYITENSGKTVSRVSLRKRLDESLGSKNAGKVYLGCKRGILVDIYIELPALIPFDEPLESLIDRAPNYHYHDSCPANVKISDFTKGAFFSWTGEKRVNIG; translated from the coding sequence ATGATAAAATCTAGCGTTTCCTGCTTGTTTTTTGTTTCATTGAGCGTGAATGCCGCAGGTGGTTGCGATATGAACGCCGGGCTTTCTGATTCCAATGTTTTAGCTCTTAGTTCCCAACCTGGGTTTTGCCAAACCTACGGTTATGAGGCTGGTAAGCCTGAATGCACCCATTTATCTAAAGATTCTTATCAAGCGCGTCATCTCACCTTACATGGTTTATGGCCCAATCAGAATGCTTGTGGACAAAGTTATGGTTTTTGTGGCGTTTCGCAACGCAATAATCATTGTGATTATGCTCCCCTTGATTTATCGACCGATGTGGCTGAAAACTTACAAACAATGATGCCTAGTTATAAGTATGGGAGTTGTTTGGAGCGCCACGAATGGAACAAACATGGAAGTTGTCAGGCTTTAGTAGCCGATCAATATTTTGCCCTGGCTATGAGATTGGCCAGCGAGATGGACCAATCGGCTTTTGGAAATTATATAACAGAAAATTCCGGTAAAACCGTAAGTCGAGTGTCATTACGCAAAAGGCTTGATGAATCTTTGGGTAGCAAAAACGCAGGTAAAGTTTATTTAGGATGTAAGCGTGGCATATTAGTCGATATTTATATTGAACTCCCCGCATTAATTCCTTTCGATGAGCCTTTAGAGTCCTTAATTGATAGGGCACCTAATTACCATTACCATGATTCTTGCCCTGCAAACGTAAAAATTTCTGATTTTACCAAGGGTGCTTTTTTTTCTTGGACTGGGGAAAAAAGGGTTAATATAGGTTAG
- a CDS encoding GIN domain-containing protein: MLKRYGSLILIAFLLASCAHHGVKRTPVAVQPTIYKSTTQYKPVPGFSQVEAQGQINLTLHTGYRKPQVVLRGDPRDLEQVKVFVSLNTLHVVLGKGFPHHGAVHADIQGPYLARFSFKGEGTITGSQLRTGSLDLFIANSGTTRLGGSIGLHQLVVAGNGFTEISGVNSSDVKITFLQGSPKVQLSGVANITTLNMKSDAWFSMYWLKSDSLTIRAKDRARIQLAGTANRLDVELWGRAHFKGRYLRAQRSFVRTHGHSIAEISSVNHQSTLATDASDIFYYNLPNTREDFMAYDGSVLDMREWDRLNLRDFDPYNKQFP; this comes from the coding sequence ATGTTAAAGCGGTATGGTTCATTGATTTTAATTGCTTTTTTATTGGCATCTTGTGCCCATCATGGCGTTAAAAGAACCCCGGTGGCTGTTCAGCCGACAATTTATAAGAGTACAACCCAATATAAACCCGTACCTGGTTTTTCTCAGGTGGAGGCTCAAGGGCAAATCAATCTAACGCTGCATACAGGTTATCGTAAACCTCAAGTTGTGTTAAGAGGAGATCCTCGTGATTTAGAGCAAGTAAAGGTGTTCGTATCCTTAAATACGCTTCACGTCGTTTTAGGCAAAGGATTTCCACATCATGGGGCTGTCCATGCCGACATTCAAGGACCGTATCTCGCTCGCTTTAGCTTTAAGGGAGAGGGAACAATTACGGGCAGTCAATTACGTACGGGCTCGTTGGATCTCTTCATTGCCAATAGCGGAACCACACGGCTAGGAGGTTCTATAGGTTTGCATCAGCTCGTGGTTGCCGGTAATGGGTTTACCGAGATCAGTGGCGTTAATAGTTCCGATGTAAAGATTACCTTCCTACAAGGTTCACCCAAAGTCCAATTATCCGGGGTGGCAAATATTACAACTCTAAATATGAAAAGCGACGCGTGGTTCAGCATGTACTGGCTTAAGAGTGATAGTCTGACCATTCGTGCTAAAGACAGAGCACGCATCCAATTAGCAGGTACTGCAAATCGTTTGGATGTGGAGTTATGGGGACGTGCGCATTTCAAAGGACGTTATTTACGCGCACAGCGTAGTTTTGTAAGAACTCATGGCCATTCGATTGCGGAAATTTCTTCAGTGAATCATCAAAGTACTTTAGCAACCGATGCCAGTGATATTTTTTACTATAATCTGCCGAATACTCGCGAAGACTTCATGGCCTATGATGGTTCTGTATTAGATATGCGTGAGTGGGATCGTTTGAATTTACGTGACTTTGACCCTTATAACAAACAATTCCCATAA
- a CDS encoding alpha/beta hydrolase has translation MNKNDFRYFHQGKQVYDLKEEDFSLIKSVYNHSYKNERALLLLHGFSSTPAVYRLLIPQLKNYDAVMCPVLPGHGKSIDALSKITSANWIAEATSACEELFKTYKKVDVMGFSLGGLLACKLSERFAFNHMFLLAPALKLKMNVTSSLKLANFLQSLGFKELRGAAGNLLNNAQAEISYKRLPLTAIEEMFNLVLQHQWTPPNAPVDLFLGAHDAVVSSDAVERLFQDLPNVSIHWLANSAHVLPLDNDLGQIVACVNEK, from the coding sequence ATGAATAAAAACGATTTTCGCTATTTTCACCAAGGGAAACAAGTATATGACTTAAAAGAAGAAGATTTTTCTCTTATTAAGTCAGTGTATAATCACAGCTACAAAAATGAACGAGCACTTCTGCTCTTACATGGATTTTCATCCACTCCAGCAGTATATCGGCTGCTCATCCCCCAATTAAAAAATTATGATGCGGTTATGTGTCCAGTCCTTCCTGGGCATGGAAAAAGTATTGATGCATTATCTAAAATAACATCTGCAAATTGGATTGCTGAAGCAACTAGTGCCTGTGAAGAACTATTTAAGACCTACAAAAAAGTTGATGTAATGGGATTCTCTCTCGGTGGTTTACTTGCGTGCAAGCTAAGTGAGCGATTTGCATTTAATCATATGTTCCTTTTGGCACCCGCTTTAAAACTGAAGATGAATGTAACTTCTAGTTTAAAATTAGCCAACTTCTTACAAAGTTTAGGCTTTAAAGAATTGCGGGGTGCAGCAGGTAATTTACTTAACAATGCCCAGGCAGAAATCTCTTATAAGCGTTTGCCGCTTACGGCCATAGAAGAAATGTTTAATTTGGTTTTGCAACATCAATGGACTCCGCCGAATGCTCCCGTTGATCTTTTTTTAGGTGCTCATGATGCAGTTGTTTCTTCGGATGCGGTGGAACGTTTATTTCAGGATTTGCCTAATGTTTCCATACACTGGCTGGCAAATTCGGCGCATGTGCTACCATTGGATAATGATCTTGGGCAAATCGTTGCTTGTGTTAATGAAAAGTAA